The Blastopirellula sediminis sequence ACTGCCGCTGACGGCGCTTCGGCTCGAGGTCTTGCCCGACGAACGACTACCGGCCGGCGGTCCTGGTCGCTGTTACTACGAAGGACGCAAAGGGGACTTCTTTTTGAGCGAACTCTCGGCGAAATTCGCCGATCAGCCGCTCAAACTGGCCGACGCGTCGCACAGCTACGGTAAGAACGGTTTGGGAAGCGGCAGCGCCGATGCGGCGAATGTGTTGGACGAAAACGGTTCGACGGGGTGGTCGACCGCCGATCGCGAAGGAGAAGCCAATCAACTGGTCGTCAACTTGCCCGAGCCGATTGAAGTCGCCGGCGAACTGACGCTGGAGCTGTTGTTCGAGCGGCACTATACCGCCAGCTTGGGCAAGTTCCGGATCTCGGCGGCGTCGACTCCCAACAAAGCGGCCGCCAAGCAGATGCCGGCCGAAATCGAAACGCTCCTTGCTCGCAAGTCGGACGAACTGACCGCAGAAGAAGCGAAGCAAGTGGAACGCTACTACTGGTCGGTCGCTCCGGAACTGGCCGAGGCTCGCAAGCCGATCGACGAATTGCGGAAGCGGCTCCCGAAGTTTTCCTCTTCGATGGTGATGCTCGAGCGTCCGGCCGACAATCCGCGGGAAACGTTCCGCCATCATCGGGGCGAGTATCTGAGCCCCAAGGAAAAGATGACGCCGCGGATTCCGGAGTTTCTGGGGAAAGACTCGGAAAACGCCCCGGCCGATCGGTTGGAACTAGCCAAGTGGCTGGTCAGTAAAGAAAATCCGCTCGCCGCCCGAGTCGCCGCCAATCGCGCGTGGCAAGCGCTCTTTGGTCGCGGCCTGGTCGAAACAAGCGGCGACTTCGGCACGCAATCCGATCCGCCGAGTCATCCGGAACTGCTCGACTATCTCGCTTGCTCGCTGATGGAAAACGGTTGGTCGATTAAAAAGCTCCATCGCGAAATCGTCCTCAGCAGCACCTATCGCCAAGACTCGCAGGTGACCGAGAAAGGGAAAGAAGTCGATCCGCAAAATCGCCTCTTGGCGCGCGGACCGCGGTTTCGCATGGAGGCCGAAATGGTTCGTGACGCAATGTTGCGAGCCAGCGGCAAGCTCTCGGACAAGATGTACGGCCACGGCGTCTTTCCGCCGCAACCGGCCAGCGTGACGGCCCTGGCGTACGGCGGTTTCGCCTGGAATGCGTCGCAGGGAGAAGATCGCTATCGCCGCTCGATCTACACCTTCAGCAAACGAACTTCGCCGTTCGCCGCCTACGCCGCGTTTGACGCTCCCAGCGGCGAAGAATGCACCGCGAAGCGAGATCGGAGCAACACGCCGCTGCAAGCGCTAACGCTGCTCAATGACGCAATGTTCATCGAACTCGCTCAAGCGATGGCGAAGGAAGCGAAGCAAGGGGCTGAGTCGGAGCAAGCGATCGCCGAGAATCTGTTCGAGCGGCTCATGACCCGTCCCCCGACGGCCGCCGAACTGAAAGCGATTTTGCAGTATCGCACGGCACAGCTCGAGCGACTCCAAAATGGTCAGCTCAGCGCGGCGACGATTGGGGGCGATCCTTCCGCTTCGCCGGAAGATGCGGCTTGGGTGATGGTCGCCCGCTCGCTGATGAATCTGGACGAAGCGATTACCAAGTATTGAGCAGGGATCGACGTTTCATGAATTGGCTCCACGAACAAACGCGACGGCATTTCTTCCGCAACTGCGGCGTCGGTCTCGGCAAGATCGCGCTCGCATCGCTGTTGGCCGAGTCGAGCCTCGGCGTCAGCGCCGCCGATACGGTCAGTCCCTTCGCACCGAAGCCGACCCATTTTCCGGCCAAAGCGAAGCGGGTGATCTACCTGTTCATGGCCGGGGCGCCGAGCCAGCTCGACATGTTCGACTACAAGCCGAAGCTGGCCGAAATGGAAGGAAAGCCGATTCCGCCGTCGGTGATCGCCGGGCAGCGGTATGCGTTCATTCAGCCCGATGCGGCGGTCTTAGGCCCACAGTTCAAGTTCGCCAAACATGGCGAGTGCGGCGCCGAGATTTCCGACACGCTCCCCCACTTAGCCAAAGTGGTCGACGACATCGCGATCGTCCGCTCGGCCACGACCGACCATTTCAATCACGCTCCGGCGCAGCTCTTCTGCAACACCGGCAACGGCGTTCCGGGACGACCGAGCATGGGCGCCTGGCTCAGCTATGGAATCGGGAGCGAAGCGAATGATCTGCCGTCGTTCGTCGTCCTGAAAAGCGGCGGCAATCTTAGCGGCGGCGCCGCGATGTGGAACGCCGGCTTTCTACCGTCGGTCCATCAAGGGGTTCCGTTCCGCGGGGAAGGGGACCCGATTCTGCATGTCTCCAATCCGCCCGGCTACGACAATCAGGCGCAGCGCGATTCGCTTGACCTGATTCGTGATTTGAATCGGCAGCAGTTGGACCAGATTGGCGATCCCGAGATCCGCACGCGGATGGAAGCGTACGAAATGGCGTATCGGATGCAGTCCCGCGCGCCGGAGCTGATGGACTTTTCGCAGGAAACGAAAGAGACGCTCGACCTGTACGGCGCTGATCCGAACGATACCAAGAAGTCGTTCGCCAACAATTGTCTGTTGGCACGCCGTCTGGTTCAGCGAGGCGTCCGCTTCGTGCAGATCTATCAAGCCGAATGGGATCACCACAGCGACGTCAAAGGGGGCGTCCGCGGGCAGTGCTTGAAGACCGACCAGGCCTGCGCCGCGTTGATTCAAGACCTGAAACGGAGCGGGATGCTGGAAGATACGCTGGTAATCTGGGGTGGCGAATTCGGCCGGACCCCGATGGTCGAATCAAGCGCCGCCCTCGGCCGCAGCCAAGGCCGCGACCATCACCCGCAGGCCTTCACCATGTGGATGGCCGGCGGCGGGATCAAGCCGGGGATCAGCTACGGTCAGACAGATGAACTTGGTTTCAACGTCGTCGAAAACAAAGTCCACGTCCACGACATCCAGGCGACCATCCTGCACTGCCTGGGGATCGACCACACCAAACTCACCTTCCGCCACCGCGGTTTGAATTTCAAACTGACCGGCGTCGAAGAGCATCATCCGGTGATGGATCTGTTGAGCTAGGGCATCGCTCCCGCCGGCCAAAGTTTGTCCATTGACAAAGCGCACGGAGTCATGGTCGATTGCGCGATGGCGGAGCGTCGGCCAGGGACGCTTCTTGGCGAGTCGACCTTGCTGTTCGACCGAACGCTCTTTGAAAATCGAAACGGCGATCCGCCCTACGCGCGTCTGGTCCAGTCCACTCCCCATAAAAAATGTGCGCCGTGCGGTCCACATGATA is a genomic window containing:
- a CDS encoding PSD1 and planctomycete cytochrome C domain-containing protein — protein: MQLTRLLPAAILFLAVFFLAPLTQLTAAEIDFNRDIRPLFASKCFACHGPDESHREADLRLDEREAAVEYGAIVPGEPGDSLLLERIMSEDHDLQMPPPHTGDTLTAAQKKLFEEWIKAGAKYDKHWAFVRPEKAALPEVSDATWTHGPIDQFILARLDQEGLKPSAEADRYALIRRASLDLTGLPPTREETEAFVNDPDPNAYEKLVDRLLASPRYGERWARDWLDLVRYSDTNGYEKDRERSIWPYRDWVIRAINDDMPFDQFTIEQLAGDMLPHATESQRVATGLHRNTMLNEEGGIDPLEFRFYAMVDRAATTGTIWLGMTVGCAQCHTHKYDPITHTDFYSFLALLNNADEPDLLLKTPALNKEREKLLSQIEQAESQLPSQFPPEEGEGDVEQRRAANFHKQKEAWLTQSQADAVDWRTLPATNLQSNLPKLETLADGAIFASGDFTKRDVYTLTYTIDESQLPLTALRLEVLPDERLPAGGPGRCYYEGRKGDFFLSELSAKFADQPLKLADASHSYGKNGLGSGSADAANVLDENGSTGWSTADREGEANQLVVNLPEPIEVAGELTLELLFERHYTASLGKFRISAASTPNKAAAKQMPAEIETLLARKSDELTAEEAKQVERYYWSVAPELAEARKPIDELRKRLPKFSSSMVMLERPADNPRETFRHHRGEYLSPKEKMTPRIPEFLGKDSENAPADRLELAKWLVSKENPLAARVAANRAWQALFGRGLVETSGDFGTQSDPPSHPELLDYLACSLMENGWSIKKLHREIVLSSTYRQDSQVTEKGKEVDPQNRLLARGPRFRMEAEMVRDAMLRASGKLSDKMYGHGVFPPQPASVTALAYGGFAWNASQGEDRYRRSIYTFSKRTSPFAAYAAFDAPSGEECTAKRDRSNTPLQALTLLNDAMFIELAQAMAKEAKQGAESEQAIAENLFERLMTRPPTAAELKAILQYRTAQLERLQNGQLSAATIGGDPSASPEDAAWVMVARSLMNLDEAITKY
- a CDS encoding DUF1501 domain-containing protein, which translates into the protein MNWLHEQTRRHFFRNCGVGLGKIALASLLAESSLGVSAADTVSPFAPKPTHFPAKAKRVIYLFMAGAPSQLDMFDYKPKLAEMEGKPIPPSVIAGQRYAFIQPDAAVLGPQFKFAKHGECGAEISDTLPHLAKVVDDIAIVRSATTDHFNHAPAQLFCNTGNGVPGRPSMGAWLSYGIGSEANDLPSFVVLKSGGNLSGGAAMWNAGFLPSVHQGVPFRGEGDPILHVSNPPGYDNQAQRDSLDLIRDLNRQQLDQIGDPEIRTRMEAYEMAYRMQSRAPELMDFSQETKETLDLYGADPNDTKKSFANNCLLARRLVQRGVRFVQIYQAEWDHHSDVKGGVRGQCLKTDQACAALIQDLKRSGMLEDTLVIWGGEFGRTPMVESSAALGRSQGRDHHPQAFTMWMAGGGIKPGISYGQTDELGFNVVENKVHVHDIQATILHCLGIDHTKLTFRHRGLNFKLTGVEEHHPVMDLLS